A genomic segment from Quadrisphaera sp. RL12-1S encodes:
- the recR gene encoding recombination mediator RecR translates to MYEGAVQDLIDELGRLPGVGPKSAQRLAFHLLAADEDEVARLVSALTEVKRRVRFCSVCGNVAQEEQCRICLDVRRDPTVLCVVEEPKDVVAIERTREFRGRYHVLGGAISPIEGVGPDDLRVRELLARLASGEVTEVILATDPNLEGEATATYLARMLKPMGLRVTRLASGLPVGGDLEYADEVTLGRAFEGRRLLDV, encoded by the coding sequence GTGTACGAGGGCGCGGTCCAGGACCTCATCGACGAGCTGGGGCGGCTGCCCGGGGTGGGGCCCAAGAGCGCCCAGCGCCTGGCGTTCCACCTGCTCGCGGCTGACGAGGACGAGGTGGCCCGGCTCGTCTCGGCGCTGACGGAGGTCAAGCGCCGGGTGAGGTTCTGCTCGGTCTGCGGGAACGTCGCGCAGGAGGAGCAGTGCCGGATCTGCCTCGACGTGCGTCGCGACCCCACCGTGCTGTGCGTCGTGGAGGAGCCGAAGGACGTCGTCGCGATCGAGCGCACCCGGGAGTTCCGCGGTCGCTACCACGTGCTCGGCGGCGCGATCAGCCCCATCGAGGGCGTCGGCCCCGACGACCTGCGCGTCCGCGAGCTGCTGGCGCGCCTGGCGTCGGGCGAGGTCACCGAGGTGATCCTGGCCACCGACCCCAACCTCGAGGGCGAGGCCACCGCCACCTACCTGGCCCGCATGCTCAAGCCGATGGGGCTGCGGGTCACGCGCCTCGCCTCGGGCCTTCCCGTGGGCGGTGACCTGGAGTACGCCGACGAGGTCACGCTGGGCCGGGCCTTCGAGGGGCGTCGTCTCCTCGACGTGTGA
- a CDS encoding DNA polymerase III subunit gamma and tau, whose protein sequence is MATALYRRYRPDSFAEVIGQEHVTDPLRAALRSGRIGQAYLFSGPRGCGKTTSARILARCLNCAQGPTDTPCGTCDSCVELARGGPGSLDVVEIDAASHGGVDDARELRERATFAPARDRQKVFIIDEAHMVTPQGFNALLKIVEEPPSHIAFIFATTEPDKVLGTIRSRTHHYPFRLVPPQVLQAHLQQVCDTEGVQVGPGVLPLVVRAGAGSVRDSLSVLDQLAAGAGPGGIDYEHAVGLLGYTHATLLDDVTAAFAAGDGATVFQVVDRVISSGQDPRRFVDDLLQRLRDLVVVQAVGERASQVFPGVPSDQLERMALQAAGFGAAQLSRAADLANTASTEMTGATSPRLHLELLCARMLLPAADDGERGLAARLDRVERRLSVPGGVPASGGAPAAEHEGAARSLHADPSAADLRPEPPAEDGEPRGARQVRDLIARRRDGAAPAPSAVPEQAPERAERAADDDRRDRTGPADRVPEEPQREAQQAPVLPAAAAEAARVAPGTGPDRSPEEREPASAPGADPEQAGAPTPVAVSPDPVGGVPTGGPADAHSTEAVRRMWPDVLDHLASVKRRTWTRVSQDAQVAHVDEQRVVLQFARPNTLQAFSIGPHADFVREALIAVIGLDRQVVAVNAGIPVPGATAQPPSSRPPAAPTAPTAPAAPAARAGGPEAGSEPSPERSADPGAGPRPEQRPTHAPGRTDPEREAPSQDLPRGASVQRARQRSAAPPPWEDAPPPEPPDDGEPPPPEHDDPWADTGELSRRRPATASGPSSSLQAPPTGGPAGSGSSSPGAAPPTPPTPQPVVQPVAQPVHRGAAPGRPLSGADLARSAMRSAAGAAAGGGDASAGGQAARAQTAPEDEPSRDDPDAEGSGQVGLPVVQRLLGGRVLSVDERR, encoded by the coding sequence GTGGCCACCGCCCTGTACCGCCGCTACCGCCCCGACTCCTTCGCGGAGGTCATCGGGCAGGAGCACGTCACCGACCCGCTCCGCGCGGCGCTCCGCTCGGGCCGCATCGGCCAGGCGTACCTGTTCTCCGGTCCGCGCGGCTGCGGCAAGACCACCTCGGCCCGCATCCTCGCCCGCTGCCTCAACTGCGCCCAGGGCCCCACCGACACCCCCTGCGGCACCTGCGACAGCTGCGTCGAGCTCGCCCGGGGCGGACCCGGCAGCCTCGACGTCGTCGAGATCGACGCCGCCAGCCACGGCGGTGTCGACGACGCGCGCGAGCTGCGCGAGCGGGCCACCTTCGCCCCGGCGCGGGACCGCCAGAAGGTCTTCATCATCGACGAGGCGCACATGGTGACGCCCCAGGGCTTCAACGCGCTGCTGAAGATCGTCGAGGAGCCCCCGTCGCACATCGCGTTCATCTTCGCCACCACCGAGCCCGACAAGGTGCTCGGCACCATCCGCTCACGCACCCACCACTACCCGTTCCGGCTGGTCCCGCCGCAGGTCCTGCAGGCGCACCTGCAGCAGGTGTGCGACACCGAGGGGGTGCAGGTGGGCCCCGGCGTGCTGCCGCTGGTGGTCAGGGCGGGTGCCGGCTCGGTGCGCGACTCGCTGTCGGTCCTCGACCAGCTGGCCGCGGGGGCCGGGCCGGGCGGCATCGACTACGAGCACGCGGTGGGACTGCTCGGCTACACCCACGCGACCCTCCTGGACGACGTCACCGCGGCCTTCGCCGCCGGGGACGGCGCCACGGTCTTCCAGGTGGTCGACCGCGTCATCTCCTCCGGGCAGGACCCCCGCCGCTTCGTCGACGACCTGCTCCAGCGACTGCGCGACCTCGTCGTGGTGCAGGCGGTGGGGGAGCGCGCCTCCCAGGTCTTCCCCGGGGTCCCGTCGGACCAGCTGGAGCGGATGGCGCTGCAGGCGGCGGGCTTCGGCGCCGCCCAGCTGTCCCGCGCCGCGGACCTGGCCAACACCGCCTCCACCGAGATGACCGGCGCCACGTCGCCGAGGCTGCACCTCGAGCTGCTGTGCGCCCGCATGCTGCTGCCCGCCGCCGACGACGGCGAGCGCGGCCTGGCGGCCCGCCTCGACCGCGTCGAGCGGCGCCTGTCCGTCCCCGGCGGCGTCCCCGCCTCCGGTGGCGCTCCCGCCGCGGAGCACGAGGGCGCGGCGCGCTCGCTGCACGCCGACCCCAGCGCCGCCGACCTCCGCCCGGAGCCGCCGGCTGAGGACGGCGAGCCGCGCGGTGCGCGCCAGGTGCGCGACCTCATCGCCCGTCGCCGGGACGGGGCGGCACCCGCCCCGTCCGCCGTCCCCGAGCAGGCGCCCGAGCGCGCCGAGCGCGCTGCTGACGACGACCGGCGCGACCGCACCGGCCCCGCGGACCGCGTCCCGGAGGAGCCGCAGCGCGAGGCCCAGCAGGCGCCCGTGCTCCCCGCCGCGGCGGCGGAGGCCGCCCGCGTCGCCCCCGGCACCGGCCCCGACCGGTCCCCGGAGGAGCGCGAGCCCGCATCCGCGCCGGGGGCCGACCCCGAGCAGGCCGGGGCGCCCACCCCGGTGGCGGTCTCGCCCGACCCGGTCGGGGGTGTGCCGACGGGAGGGCCCGCCGACGCCCACTCCACCGAGGCCGTGCGGCGGATGTGGCCCGACGTCCTCGACCACCTGGCCAGCGTCAAGCGCCGCACCTGGACCCGCGTCAGCCAGGACGCCCAGGTGGCCCACGTCGACGAGCAGCGCGTCGTGCTGCAGTTCGCGCGTCCGAACACCCTCCAGGCGTTCAGCATCGGTCCGCACGCCGACTTCGTCCGCGAGGCGCTCATCGCCGTCATCGGCCTCGACCGCCAGGTCGTCGCCGTCAACGCGGGCATCCCCGTGCCCGGTGCCACGGCCCAGCCCCCGTCGAGCCGCCCGCCGGCGGCACCGACCGCACCGACGGCTCCAGCGGCTCCAGCGGCTCGGGCCGGTGGGCCGGAGGCCGGGAGCGAGCCCTCGCCCGAGCGGTCCGCGGACCCGGGTGCTGGCCCACGCCCGGAGCAGCGGCCGACGCACGCCCCGGGGCGCACGGACCCGGAGCGGGAAGCCCCCTCGCAGGACCTTCCGAGGGGCGCGTCGGTCCAGCGGGCGCGGCAGCGCAGCGCGGCGCCGCCCCCCTGGGAGGACGCCCCACCCCCCGAGCCCCCCGACGACGGCGAGCCCCCGCCTCCGGAGCACGACGACCCGTGGGCCGACACCGGCGAGCTGTCCCGGCGCCGTCCTGCGACCGCATCCGGACCGTCGTCGTCCCTGCAGGCCCCCCCGACGGGCGGACCGGCCGGTTCTGGGTCCTCGTCGCCGGGCGCTGCCCCGCCGACCCCGCCGACCCCGCAGCCGGTCGTCCAGCCGGTCGCTCAGCCGGTCCACCGCGGCGCCGCCCCGGGGCGGCCCCTGAGCGGTGCCGACCTCGCGCGCTCCGCCATGCGGTCCGCCGCGGGGGCCGCGGCCGGAGGCGGCGACGCCTCTGCTGGCGGGCAGGCCGCTCGTGCGCAGACCGCTCCCGAGGACGAGCCCAGCCGGGACGACCCCGACGCCGAGGGGTCCGGCCAGGTGGGCCTGCCCGTGGTGCAGCGACTGCTGGGCGGCCGGGTGCTGTCCGTCGACGAGCGCCGCTGA
- a CDS encoding type II toxin-antitoxin system VapB family antitoxin: MIFARVGDSRPYPEHGCDTPRQWAAVPPRQVRLDELVTTKRTLDLGSLLSEDSTFYGDLFAHVVQWRGTLYLEDGLHRALRAALQQRSVLHARVLVVPD, from the coding sequence GTGATCTTCGCCCGCGTCGGAGACTCCCGGCCCTATCCCGAGCACGGCTGCGACACGCCCCGCCAGTGGGCCGCCGTGCCACCGCGGCAGGTGCGCCTGGACGAGCTGGTGACCACCAAGCGCACGCTCGACCTGGGCAGCCTGCTGTCGGAGGACTCGACGTTCTACGGAGACCTCTTCGCCCACGTGGTCCAGTGGCGCGGCACGCTCTACCTCGAGGACGGGCTCCACCGGGCCCTGAGAGCGGCGCTGCAGCAGCGCAGCGTGCTGCACGCGCGGGTGCTGGTGGTCCCCGACTGA
- a CDS encoding FecCD family ABC transporter permease: MGRRGLVPAAVLVVGAVLLVWSVGVATTLGPADVSLVNVRDVLLNHLTGAGIPVRASEDAIVWEERLPRALVAAACGAGLSVCGVVLQSLLRNALADPFVLGISSGASTGAVVIGVMGLGGGVLGLSGGAFVGALLAFAAVLGLTRLAGGGTTVVVLAGVAGTQLFSALTSLVVFAVADSDQVRGVMFWLLGSLEGVRWPDVVLTGSVVLVGVAVCVVAARSLDALAFGDDLASSLGVPVARLRAALLVLTALLTAALVSAVGAVGFVGLVLPHAARLLVGQSHLRLVPVAAVLGAVFVVWVDAVGRVVFAPTPLPVGVGTALVGVPVFAALLVHRRRGA, encoded by the coding sequence CTGGGCCGACGGGGGCTGGTCCCGGCGGCTGTCCTGGTCGTGGGCGCCGTCCTGCTGGTCTGGTCGGTCGGGGTGGCCACCACCCTGGGGCCCGCCGACGTCTCGCTGGTCAACGTCCGCGACGTGCTCCTGAACCACCTGACCGGCGCCGGCATCCCCGTGCGCGCCTCCGAGGACGCCATCGTCTGGGAGGAGCGCCTGCCGCGGGCCCTCGTCGCCGCGGCCTGTGGCGCGGGCCTGTCGGTGTGCGGCGTGGTGCTCCAGTCCCTGCTGCGCAACGCCCTGGCCGACCCCTTCGTCCTCGGGATCTCCTCGGGGGCCTCCACCGGCGCCGTCGTCATCGGGGTCATGGGCCTGGGCGGCGGGGTGCTGGGACTGTCCGGCGGGGCGTTCGTCGGGGCGCTGCTGGCCTTCGCCGCGGTGCTGGGGCTGACCCGGCTGGCCGGCGGCGGCACGACCGTGGTGGTGCTGGCCGGGGTGGCCGGCACCCAGCTCTTCTCCGCGCTCACCTCGCTGGTCGTCTTCGCCGTCGCCGACTCCGACCAGGTCCGCGGCGTCATGTTCTGGCTGCTCGGGTCGCTGGAGGGGGTGAGGTGGCCCGACGTCGTGCTGACGGGCTCGGTGGTGCTCGTCGGGGTGGCGGTGTGCGTGGTGGCCGCCCGCTCGCTGGACGCCCTCGCCTTCGGCGACGACCTCGCGTCCTCCCTCGGCGTCCCCGTGGCGCGCCTGCGGGCGGCCCTGCTCGTGCTCACCGCGCTGCTCACCGCCGCCCTGGTCAGCGCGGTCGGAGCCGTGGGCTTCGTCGGGCTGGTGCTGCCGCACGCCGCGCGCCTGCTCGTGGGGCAGTCGCACCTGCGGCTGGTGCCCGTGGCGGCGGTGCTCGGAGCGGTGTTCGTGGTCTGGGTCGACGCGGTGGGCCGGGTGGTCTTCGCGCCGACCCCGCTGCCCGTGGGCGTCGGGACCGCGCTGGTGGGCGTGCCGGTGTTCGCCGCGCTGCTCGTGCACCGTCGCCGTGGCGCCTGA
- a CDS encoding ABC transporter substrate-binding protein has product MPIRPSPSRARTGALAAALAAVLVGALAGCGASEPVQAPPTVAPAGEGRTQYPLVLDNCGQQVVVDAPPQRVASLDQGSTEILLSLGLADRVVGTASWTDPVLPELAEANASVPRLADDAPTYEVLLGADPDFVTASFGRHFAEGGVTTRARLAETGVDSYLSPTDCEGSTSINGGGTRTRPVTVEAVYQEVHELAEVFDVADRGDALVDRLQQRAAAATEGLDLSGTTVAFWFADTSTPYVAGGLGAPALLTAPTGLENAFASQPEDWAATGWETVVAAQPDVLVLGDLQRDRFSGDRLDDKTAFLAADPLTSTLDAVQHQRYIALHGAEMNPSIRFVDGLEKVRAWYDEHQDEL; this is encoded by the coding sequence GTGCCCATCCGCCCGTCCCCGTCCCGCGCCCGCACCGGTGCGCTCGCCGCCGCCCTCGCCGCCGTCCTCGTCGGCGCGCTCGCGGGCTGCGGCGCCTCAGAGCCCGTCCAGGCGCCCCCGACGGTCGCACCGGCCGGCGAGGGGCGCACCCAGTACCCGCTCGTGCTGGACAACTGCGGCCAGCAGGTGGTGGTCGACGCCCCGCCGCAGCGCGTCGCCTCGCTCGACCAGGGCTCCACCGAGATCCTGCTGTCGCTGGGGCTCGCCGACCGCGTGGTCGGCACCGCCTCCTGGACCGACCCCGTGCTGCCGGAGCTCGCCGAGGCGAACGCCTCCGTGCCGCGCCTGGCGGACGACGCTCCCACCTACGAGGTGCTCCTGGGCGCCGACCCCGACTTCGTCACCGCCTCCTTCGGGCGCCACTTCGCCGAGGGCGGGGTCACCACCCGGGCGCGGCTCGCGGAGACCGGTGTCGACAGCTACCTGTCGCCCACTGACTGCGAGGGCTCCACGAGCATCAACGGCGGCGGCACCCGCACCCGCCCGGTGACCGTGGAGGCGGTGTACCAGGAGGTCCACGAGCTGGCCGAGGTCTTCGACGTCGCCGACCGCGGGGACGCCCTCGTCGACCGGCTCCAGCAGCGCGCGGCCGCCGCCACCGAGGGCCTGGACCTGTCGGGCACGACGGTCGCGTTCTGGTTCGCGGACACCTCGACGCCGTACGTCGCCGGCGGCCTCGGGGCGCCCGCGCTGCTCACCGCACCGACCGGGCTGGAGAACGCCTTCGCGAGCCAGCCCGAGGACTGGGCCGCCACCGGGTGGGAGACCGTCGTGGCCGCCCAGCCCGACGTGCTGGTGCTGGGCGACCTGCAGCGCGACAGGTTCAGCGGCGACCGCCTCGACGACAAGACCGCCTTCCTCGCCGCCGACCCCCTCACCTCGACCTTGGACGCGGTGCAGCACCAGCGGTACATCGCCCTGCACGGAGCCGAGATGAACCCCTCCATCCGCTTCGTCGACGGCCTGGAGAAGGTCCGCGCCTGGTACGACGAGCACCAGGACGAGCTCTGA